The Streptomyces sp. NBC_00306 sequence ACAACACCAACAGCGACTGGTGGCACAAGGAGCACAGCGGTACCTCGCACATCGAGGCGCCCAGCCTCGATGCGTGCGACAGCTACCACCGGTGGGACGAGGACATGGACCTGCTGGCCGGACTCGGGTTCACCGACTACCGGTTCAGCATCGAATGGGCCCGGATCGAACCGGCGCCCGGTCACTTCTCCCGCGCCGAACTCGCCCACTACCGGCGGATGGTGGACGGCGCGATCGCCCGCGGACTGCGCCCGATGGTCACGCTGCACCACTTCACCGTCCCGCGGTGGTTCGACGAGCGGGGCGGCTGGACCGCCGAGGGGGCCGTCGCCCTGTTCGCCCGCTACGTCGCCGCGACGGCACCGGTGATCGCCGAGGGTGTGCCGTACGTCTGCACCATCAACGAGCCCAACATGATCGCCGTGATGGCGGGAGCGGCCAAGGCGGGCGATGTGGGCTTCCCGCCGGCCGGACTGCCCACCCCCGACGAGGAGACGACCTGGGCGGTCATCGAGGCTCACCGCGCCGCCGTCAAGGAGGTCCGGGCCCTCAATCCGCGGATCAGGGTCGGCTGGACGATCGCCAACCAGGTCTACCAGGCCCTGCCCGGCGCCGAAGAGGTCACGGCGGCCTACCGCCACCCGCGCGAGGACGTGTTCCTGGAGGCCGCGCGGGACGACGACTGGGTCGGCGTGC is a genomic window containing:
- a CDS encoding glycoside hydrolase family 1 protein, whose translation is MTHSTTPFPDGFLWGASTAAHQIEGNNTNSDWWHKEHSGTSHIEAPSLDACDSYHRWDEDMDLLAGLGFTDYRFSIEWARIEPAPGHFSRAELAHYRRMVDGAIARGLRPMVTLHHFTVPRWFDERGGWTAEGAVALFARYVAATAPVIAEGVPYVCTINEPNMIAVMAGAAKAGDVGFPPAGLPTPDEETTWAVIEAHRAAVKEVRALNPRIRVGWTIANQVYQALPGAEEVTAAYRHPREDVFLEAARDDDWVGVQSYTRTRIGADGPIPAPEDAERTLTQWEYYPAAVGHALRHTADIVGDVPLVVTENGIATADDTRRVDYLTGALNEVARAIEDGLDIQGYLAWSALDNYEWGSYRPTFGLIAVDPETFARTAKPSAVWLGGLGRSRELPRGEG